One window from the genome of Leptospira perdikensis encodes:
- a CDS encoding ABC transporter permease subunit, with protein sequence MVLVGVTVLSAPVNVDLTNNNLPIFSPGFMAGTDRLGRDNFALFCYGSLSTILLVVPARILTLFVSFVLSALSLFFPKRSEWVLSGIVSVSLAIPSLLFALVVMSLLPNHPFAIFVAILVADWALSYETLTAKIREIKQSPYLSASLCMGAKPYHLILLHYLPALRDMFGFLFFSGLPAVVMTTALFSYLGIQTSLGDTGPGLGEQISFSKDYFDKSPVSVLLPIVAILSLVYSLGSNQKKNET encoded by the coding sequence ATGGTTCTCGTTGGTGTGACTGTTTTGTCTGCACCGGTAAACGTAGACCTAACCAATAACAATTTACCAATCTTTTCTCCCGGATTTATGGCAGGTACGGACCGATTGGGTCGTGACAATTTTGCTTTATTTTGTTACGGATCTCTCTCCACGATCCTTCTTGTTGTTCCCGCTCGAATTTTGACTCTCTTTGTGTCCTTTGTTCTGTCCGCCCTTTCTCTTTTTTTTCCAAAAAGGTCGGAATGGGTTCTGTCAGGAATTGTTTCAGTGTCTCTCGCAATCCCTTCTTTATTATTTGCCCTAGTTGTAATGAGTCTCTTACCCAACCATCCATTTGCGATTTTTGTTGCGATTCTTGTTGCGGATTGGGCATTGTCTTACGAAACCCTCACGGCCAAGATTCGCGAAATTAAACAAAGCCCTTATCTTTCGGCATCTCTCTGCATGGGTGCCAAACCTTATCATCTCATTCTTTTGCATTATCTACCTGCTCTTCGGGATATGTTTGGTTTTTTATTTTTTTCCGGATTACCTGCAGTTGTGATGACAACAGCCTTGTTTTCTTATTTGGGAATACAGACATCGCTTGGTGATACTGGGCCTGGGCTTGGAGAACAGATCTCATTTTCTAAAGATTATTTTGACAAGTCACCTGTTTCCGTTTTGCTTCCGATAGTTGCCATTTTATCTTTGGTGTATTCTTTGGGATCTAACCAAAAAAAGAATGAAACATAA
- a CDS encoding class I SAM-dependent methyltransferase, with product MTERGFGALTMFENRLRKLKKEREKWAKRESIECYRIYSEDIPQVSCILDRYPSGFVLYDKSSLRFQAEDGHDERFDRIASIVRDVFQIDEEHLFLKRRKKQKGLDQYDKLSIEGNFEWVKESDLEFRTNLSDYLDTGLFLDHRITRDWIRKASQDKSVLNLFSYTGAFSVYAASGGAKKTKSVDLSKTYCDWALKNLEHNGFKSTNHQIINVDILQWMEEETKNPNRERYDLIFLDPPTFSNSKKMREEWDVQTKHRNLLLLLLTKFLTDNGEIWFSTNFRKFKMEVAEEEWTQRGFQCTNRTKESIPADFRDEKIHQLFCIKPESNV from the coding sequence ATGACCGAACGGGGATTTGGTGCCCTTACCATGTTTGAAAACCGCCTCCGCAAACTAAAGAAGGAACGCGAAAAATGGGCAAAACGAGAATCCATTGAATGTTACCGAATTTATTCGGAAGACATCCCACAAGTATCCTGTATTTTAGATCGTTATCCCAGTGGTTTTGTTTTATACGATAAAAGTTCCTTACGATTTCAAGCAGAAGATGGACACGATGAACGTTTTGATCGTATTGCCTCCATTGTTCGTGATGTTTTTCAAATTGATGAAGAACATTTATTTTTAAAAAGACGGAAAAAACAAAAAGGTTTAGACCAATACGATAAATTATCGATTGAAGGAAACTTTGAGTGGGTAAAAGAATCTGATTTGGAATTTCGAACCAATCTTTCTGATTATTTGGATACGGGACTATTTTTAGATCATCGAATCACGAGAGATTGGATCAGAAAGGCATCTCAGGATAAATCAGTCTTAAATCTATTTTCTTATACAGGAGCTTTTTCCGTTTATGCTGCGTCAGGTGGAGCCAAAAAAACAAAAAGCGTAGATCTTTCCAAAACATATTGTGATTGGGCTTTGAAAAATTTGGAACACAATGGGTTTAAGTCAACAAACCATCAAATCATCAATGTTGACATTTTACAGTGGATGGAAGAAGAAACAAAAAATCCAAACAGAGAACGTTATGATTTAATTTTTCTTGATCCACCAACTTTCTCTAATAGTAAAAAAATGAGAGAAGAGTGGGATGTTCAAACCAAACACAGAAATCTTCTTTTGTTATTGTTAACAAAGTTCTTAACCGATAATGGTGAAATTTGGTTTTCTACCAACTTTAGAAAATTCAAAATGGAAGTGGCAGAGGAAGAATGGACTCAACGAGGATTTCAGTGTACAAATCGTACCAAGGAATCAATTCCAGCGGACTTCCGGGATGAAAAAATCCATCAACTTTTCTGTATAAAGCCTGAATCCAATGTTTAA
- a CDS encoding ATP-binding protein: protein MLAHNGMKVLAPVNGVANLTPDQKYFQIKQDGSWSTTSPYHFKKYDFGTLLESFDEGALYSLDLMETPLKDYFQKFNKDLAFKIVLSPFCRYQHLNFEEMILRDMKDAYLAFIELLQLVFPKAEVSNFFEVPTLNFEHPDGIPEYFLHKQFHESVDKTRKSLIQNHVLFLGAETIFHILRKLYYNEPFTKRHLAVFLVDRKGRMDVEPRQFFLTNGQALAFIPANLDKRYKIASFETVFEEVKPMDVGSLGYFNIYEHYSITLYEKLPASRKEFSCIDCMECNNYCPTHANPVQLIKGKTEEFEKNLCVSCGICTVYCPSGIDIRKRIEGVVV, encoded by the coding sequence ATGCTTGCACATAACGGGATGAAGGTGCTTGCTCCTGTCAATGGAGTTGCCAATTTAACTCCAGACCAAAAGTACTTCCAGATCAAACAAGATGGATCTTGGTCGACTACCTCCCCGTATCATTTCAAAAAATATGATTTTGGAACTCTACTTGAGTCTTTTGATGAAGGTGCTTTGTATTCTTTGGATTTGATGGAAACTCCTCTAAAGGATTACTTTCAAAAATTTAACAAAGATTTGGCGTTCAAAATTGTTTTATCACCATTTTGTAGATACCAACATTTAAACTTTGAGGAAATGATCCTTCGGGATATGAAAGATGCGTATTTAGCATTTATTGAATTATTACAATTAGTATTTCCGAAAGCTGAAGTATCCAATTTTTTTGAAGTTCCCACTTTGAATTTTGAACATCCCGATGGAATTCCAGAATATTTTTTGCACAAACAATTCCATGAGTCTGTTGATAAAACTAGAAAATCTTTAATCCAAAATCATGTTTTGTTTTTAGGTGCTGAAACAATCTTTCATATTTTACGAAAGTTATACTATAACGAACCTTTTACGAAAAGGCATCTTGCCGTTTTTCTGGTGGATCGTAAAGGAAGAATGGATGTAGAACCTCGTCAGTTTTTTTTAACCAATGGTCAAGCTTTGGCCTTCATTCCTGCTAACCTAGACAAACGATATAAAATTGCTTCTTTTGAAACTGTATTTGAAGAAGTAAAACCTATGGATGTAGGTTCTCTTGGTTACTTTAATATTTACGAACACTACTCCATTACTTTATACGAAAAACTACCCGCTTCTAGAAAAGAATTCAGTTGTATCGATTGTATGGAATGTAACAACTATTGTCCTACTCATGCAAATCCCGTTCAATTGATTAAAGGGAAAACTGAAGAGTTTGAAAAGAACCTCTGTGTATCCTGCGGAATCTGTACTGTATATTGTCCTTCCGGAATTGATATTCGGAAACGAATTGAAGGAGTTGTGGTTTAA
- a CDS encoding PTS sugar transporter subunit IIA: MNQLLEILDPKNIIFDFKASTKEDAIRKMISHMVATQTLDPSHEEETVSSLMNREKSMSTGIGSGVAIPHCSVHYVNELKCAMAIAPQGIDFDALDHGLVQIFIMLIVPKNKFQDHIKTLALIAKTLNIPEEREKLIKAKNFEEIQKAFLSKS, from the coding sequence ATGAATCAACTTCTGGAGATTCTTGACCCTAAAAATATCATTTTCGATTTTAAAGCATCTACTAAAGAAGATGCCATTCGAAAAATGATCTCTCATATGGTCGCCACACAAACGTTAGATCCTAGTCATGAAGAGGAAACGGTTTCCTCTCTAATGAATCGGGAGAAGTCTATGTCTACTGGCATTGGAAGTGGAGTTGCCATTCCTCATTGTTCCGTTCATTATGTAAATGAGTTGAAATGTGCTATGGCAATTGCTCCTCAAGGTATCGACTTTGATGCACTTGATCACGGTTTGGTTCAAATTTTTATCATGTTGATTGTTCCGAAGAACAAATTCCAGGATCATATCAAAACTTTGGCTTTAATTGCAAAAACACTCAACATTCCCGAAGAAAGAGAAAAACTCATCAAAGCCAAAAATTTCGAAGAAATTCAAAAGGCATTCCTTTCCAAAAGTTAA
- a CDS encoding motility protein A codes for MIHSTILGILAAVLSVFVAILIEGASLRSFFHLPAMLLIVGGTLGATFASYSISQITKAVRDTKFVLSRKKETDLKLIFFRFWEKARKDGLLSLEDEAKKLDNPFLQKGIQLIVDGSDPRTIEEILWEAHEEEEKNDLKSAKVFETAAGFSPTVGIIGTVLGLVTVLENLDGGTKVLGQGIATAFIATFYGISFANLILLPISNQMKVIAKQDSNERQAIMRGILSLQSGENRRILAERIDPFVKY; via the coding sequence ATGATCCATTCCACAATTCTCGGAATTCTCGCGGCCGTTTTATCGGTCTTTGTTGCTATTTTGATTGAAGGGGCTTCTTTACGTTCCTTCTTCCATTTACCCGCAATGTTACTAATCGTCGGTGGAACGTTAGGTGCCACTTTTGCATCTTATTCGATTTCGCAAATCACCAAAGCTGTCAGAGATACAAAGTTTGTACTTTCTAGAAAAAAAGAAACAGATCTAAAATTGATCTTCTTTCGATTTTGGGAAAAGGCCAGAAAAGATGGGTTGTTGTCTTTAGAAGATGAAGCAAAAAAACTAGACAATCCTTTTTTACAAAAAGGAATCCAATTGATTGTGGATGGATCTGATCCTCGAACCATTGAAGAAATACTATGGGAAGCTCACGAAGAAGAAGAAAAGAATGATTTAAAATCAGCAAAAGTATTTGAAACTGCAGCAGGATTTTCTCCAACCGTAGGAATTATCGGAACTGTGCTTGGCCTTGTGACAGTTTTGGAAAATTTAGATGGTGGCACCAAGGTTCTTGGACAAGGGATCGCTACAGCATTTATCGCAACCTTTTACGGAATTTCTTTTGCTAACTTAATTCTACTGCCTATTTCCAACCAAATGAAAGTGATCGCAAAACAAGACAGTAACGAACGACAAGCCATCATGAGAGGAATTTTATCTCTTCAGTCAGGTGAAAACCGAAGGATTCTTGCAGAACGCATTGATCCCTTTGTTAAGTATTAA
- a CDS encoding ABC transporter permease — protein MKSEVFRFLYFLLLLSCISSFVSEFHTKDKSYLYADAGITTIQNQDNDFLSSYFQFWKSLILESGGKTENGETVYSHIGARFLSTFHLAIFSILFGSLFAFGLSLAATYFRSGLLYNFVSVSSNLILSTPVFIVAILLLIIFFYRLEWFPPGGYELGNTYYVVLPGIALGSRIYARMSLYLLPEIRKEADSKYVQLLQTRSYPWGHIVGKEIFLKVLPIALILLVLDFGSLLSGAMIVEEIFFFPGIGKSLYYSIKSMDTKLLATLLMYSGLLFYVLNRLGFYLQRFFSGGV, from the coding sequence GTGAAGTCGGAAGTTTTCCGTTTTCTGTATTTTTTACTGCTGTTATCTTGTATCAGTAGTTTTGTTTCTGAATTCCACACAAAAGATAAATCCTATTTGTATGCTGATGCAGGGATCACTACGATCCAAAATCAAGATAATGATTTTTTATCATCTTATTTTCAGTTTTGGAAATCATTGATTTTAGAATCGGGAGGTAAAACTGAAAATGGTGAGACTGTATATTCTCATATCGGCGCTCGTTTTCTTTCCACATTTCATTTAGCCATCTTTAGTATTCTTTTTGGGTCTCTTTTTGCTTTTGGACTTTCCCTTGCTGCTACATATTTTCGATCAGGATTGTTATACAATTTTGTATCTGTTAGTTCTAATTTAATTTTATCTACTCCTGTATTCATAGTCGCCATACTCTTGTTAATTATATTTTTTTATCGATTGGAATGGTTTCCTCCTGGCGGGTATGAATTGGGGAACACTTACTATGTAGTTTTACCTGGAATCGCTCTTGGTTCTCGTATTTATGCTCGTATGTCCTTGTATTTATTGCCAGAAATTCGTAAAGAAGCAGATTCGAAGTATGTACAGTTGTTACAAACAAGATCCTATCCTTGGGGTCATATTGTTGGAAAAGAAATTTTCTTAAAAGTCTTACCGATTGCCCTGATACTTTTGGTATTAGATTTTGGATCTTTATTATCAGGAGCTATGATTGTAGAGGAAATTTTCTTTTTCCCAGGAATTGGAAAGTCTTTATACTATTCGATTAAGTCTATGGATACGAAGTTACTAGCAACACTACTTATGTATTCGGGACTTTTGTTTTATGTTTTGAATCGTCTTGGATTCTATCTACAAAGATTCTTTTCCGGTGGTGTTTAA
- a CDS encoding cellulose synthase family protein, with the protein MLTFLSISFLVLYGFDILVLFYFGLHTYLMVFLYSRYKQNCAEDETKLLSLKDKNLPTVTVQLPIFNEFYVVDRLIESACNLEYPAKKLQIQVLDDSTDETIEKVATLVAQYKKKGIWIEHVHRTNRKGHKAGALDEGMAKAKGDYIAIFDADFTPDSDFLLRTMGYFDDESIGMVQTRWGHINETYNILTKAQSFGIDGHFMIEQVARNGASLWMNFNGTAGIWRRSCIEDAGGWEHDTLTEDFDLSYRAELKGWKFRYIKDVVCKAEIPATMNAYKAQQFRWCKGSIQTAVKLIPRIWKSNESWKIKGEAITHLINYSVHPLMIINILLTAPLLLMEFWAGFKMDDLPMEILFGSAAVLSIGSMGPVIFYAYSQREIHKDWKSKLIYLPILVMIGTGIAVMNTYAWVEAVFGVQSGFKRTPKLRIEKEGDSLQDKIKYVVPVDYRAFLEFFMGAYCVFCIYLSFMVGKPYMIGFMVLYSIGFFYVSYLSVAESFWKFKPATKAEKELRAVA; encoded by the coding sequence ATGCTGACGTTTTTATCTATATCCTTTTTGGTTCTTTACGGCTTTGATATTTTGGTTCTCTTCTACTTCGGGTTACACACCTACCTTATGGTGTTTCTGTATAGCAGATACAAACAAAATTGTGCGGAGGATGAAACCAAACTCCTTTCTTTAAAGGATAAAAACCTTCCTACGGTTACGGTTCAACTTCCTATTTTTAATGAATTTTATGTTGTAGATCGATTGATCGAATCCGCATGTAACCTCGAATATCCTGCAAAAAAACTCCAAATCCAAGTCCTTGATGATTCTACTGATGAAACCATTGAAAAGGTCGCAACACTTGTAGCTCAGTACAAGAAAAAAGGAATTTGGATCGAACACGTTCACAGAACCAACCGTAAAGGCCACAAAGCCGGTGCTCTTGATGAAGGGATGGCAAAAGCAAAAGGGGATTATATTGCGATCTTTGATGCTGACTTTACACCAGACTCCGATTTCCTCCTTCGCACTATGGGATATTTTGATGATGAATCCATAGGAATGGTTCAAACTCGTTGGGGCCATATCAACGAAACTTATAATATCTTAACCAAAGCACAAAGTTTTGGAATCGATGGTCATTTTATGATCGAACAGGTCGCAAGAAACGGGGCAAGCCTTTGGATGAACTTCAATGGAACTGCCGGGATCTGGAGACGTTCTTGTATTGAAGATGCAGGTGGATGGGAACACGACACCCTCACGGAAGATTTTGATCTTTCTTACCGTGCTGAACTCAAAGGTTGGAAATTCCGTTATATCAAAGATGTAGTTTGTAAGGCAGAAATCCCTGCGACAATGAACGCATACAAAGCACAACAATTTCGTTGGTGCAAAGGATCTATCCAAACTGCTGTGAAGCTAATCCCACGCATTTGGAAATCGAATGAATCTTGGAAAATCAAAGGCGAGGCGATCACTCACTTAATCAATTATTCTGTTCATCCTCTCATGATCATCAATATCCTTCTCACCGCTCCTCTCCTCCTTATGGAATTTTGGGCGGGATTTAAGATGGATGACCTCCCTATGGAAATTCTTTTTGGATCTGCAGCCGTTCTTTCCATCGGATCGATGGGACCTGTTATTTTTTACGCATATTCTCAACGAGAAATCCACAAAGATTGGAAATCCAAACTGATTTACCTTCCTATCCTTGTGATGATCGGAACAGGCATTGCCGTGATGAACACTTACGCTTGGGTGGAAGCTGTTTTTGGCGTCCAATCAGGTTTCAAACGCACTCCAAAACTCCGCATTGAGAAAGAAGGAGATAGTTTGCAGGACAAAATCAAATATGTGGTTCCTGTTGATTACCGTGCTTTCCTTGAATTTTTTATGGGTGCCTATTGTGTATTTTGCATCTACCTTTCCTTTATGGTCGGAAAACCATATATGATCGGGTTTATGGTTCTCTATTCTATCGGTTTTTTCTATGTCTCTTACCTTTCTGTAGCAGAGTCGTTCTGGAAATTCAAACCAGCGACCAAAGCAGAAAAGGAACTTCGTGCCGTCGCTTAG